Proteins from a single region of Engystomops pustulosus chromosome 5, aEngPut4.maternal, whole genome shotgun sequence:
- the CYP8B1 gene encoding 7-alpha-hydroxycholest-4-en-3-one 12-alpha-hydroxylase, translating into MALFLPILLALLASVLGGLYMLGMFRKRRANEPPLDKGAIPWLGYALDFRKSTAEFLKKMQKKHGDIFTVQIGGYYFTFVTDPLSFSPIIKESRNRLDFEQFAMELVARVFGYHSGTNDHKLLEKASTKHLMGDGLVVMTQAMMENLQNLMLHSVGSGKAENKWQQDGLFNYSYSIVFRAGYLALFGNESAKSQGGLEKAKKFDRDHSEELFVEFRKYDKLFPRLAYAVLPPKDKLEAERLKRLFWNMLSIKRTLQKENISGWILDQFQDRTENGMPEHMQDRFMFLLLWASQGNTGPACFWLLLYLLKHPEAMEAVRGEVERVLKENGQVVKPGGALINLTRDMLLKTPILDSAVEETLRLTAAPVLIRAVKENMTLKMSSGKEYAIRKGDRVALFPYTAVQMDPAVHPEPEKFKYNRFLNEDGTKKTEFYKDGKRLKFFTMPWGAGSTICPGRFFAINELKQFVFLMLSYFEFELVNPEEEIPGIDPNRWGFGTMQPTYDVPFRYRLRY; encoded by the coding sequence ATGGCTCTGTTCCTCCCGATCCTCCTGGCCTTATTGGCCTCCGTTCTTGGGGGTCTCTACATGTTGGGGATGTTCCGGAAGAGAAGAGCCAATGAGCCCCCCCTGGATAAAGGCGCCATCCCGTGGCTGGGATACGCGCTGGACTTCAGGAAAAGCACCGCAGAGTTCCTGAAGAAGATGCAGAAGAAGCACGGGGACATCTTCACAGTCCAGATCGGGGGCTACTACTTCACCTTCGTCACGgaccccctgtccttcagccccaTCATAAAGGAGTCCCGGAACCGGCTGGACTTTGAGCAGTTTGCCATGGAGCTGGTGGCCCGGGTGTTCGGTTACCACTCCGGCACCAATGACCACAAGCTGCTGGAGAAGGCAAGTACGAAGCATCTGATGGGGGACGGTCTGGTGGTCATGACCCAGGCCATGATGGAGAACCTTCAGAACCTGATGCTTCATAGTGTCGGATCTGGGAAAGCGGAGAACAAATGGCAGCAGGACGGACTCTTCAACTACAGCTACAGCATTGTCTTCCGGGCCGGGTACCTGGCCCTGTTCGGGAATGAGTCTGCCAAGAGTCAAGGAGGCTTGGAGAAGGCCAAGAAATTTGACCGCGACCACTCAGAAGAATTGTTTGTGGAGTTCAGAAAGTACGATAAGCTGTTCCCGCGCTTGGCCTACGCCGTCCTCCCTCCCAAAGACAAGCTGGAGGCCGAGAGGCTGAAGAGACTCTTCTGGAACATGCTGTCTATCAAGAGGACCCTTCAGAAGGAGAACATCAGTGGCTGGATCCTTGACCAGTTCCAGGACCGCACAGAGAATGGCATGCCGGAACACATGCAGGACCGCTTCATGTTCCTGCTGCTGTGGGCCTCTCAGGGGAACACGGGCCCCGCTTGTTTCTGGCTTCTTCTCTATCTACTGAAGCATCCAGAAGCCATGGAGGCCGTTCGCGGAGAAGTTGAAAGGGTCCTGAAGGAAAATGGACAAGTGGTGAAGCCTGGAGGTGCCCTGATCAACCTCACCAGAGACATGCTGCTGAAGACGCCCATCCTGGACAGTGCCGTAGAAGAGACTCTGAGGCTGACCGCTGCCCCGGTGCTGATCCGAGCTGTCAAGGAGAACATGACCCTCAAAATGTCCAGCGGAAAGGAGTATGCCATCCGCAAAGGAGACCGCGTGGCCCTTTTCCCGTACACCGCCGTCCAGATGGATCCAGCAGTTCATCCAGAACCTGAGAAGTTCAAGTACAACCGATTCCTCAACGAAGATGGAACCAAAAAGACTGAGTTTTACAAAGACGGGAAGCGGCTGAAGTTCTTCACCATGCCGTGGGGCGCCGGCAGCACCATCTGTCCCGGCCGATTCTTCGCCATCAATGAACTCAAGCAGTTTGTCTTCCTGATGTTGAGCTACTTTGAGTTTGAGCTCGTCAATCCCGAAGAAGAGATCCCAGGCATCGACCCGAACCGCTGGGGGTTTGGCACCATGCAGCCCACCTACGACGTGCCGTTCCGGTATCGCTTACGTTACTAG